In the Campylobacter sp. RM6914 genome, one interval contains:
- a CDS encoding endonuclease MutS2, giving the protein MDLSEYMSRFEELLSRPKPLFMQGDSKIHFENIKELSRHDYEPPQKSVSLDDALMRLGKQAVLHISEINEFAKILRYFLYLKTLNFESRLGEWLLKIELEQNMHDLAQSFDKEGEFKDSVDVRFAELKQAFAMKKQQIDAELKRIIYSKSITPYLVDTQVHYVNSQEALLVRGGFNHVLKGVVVSRSASGYFYVTPTAIDKLKKEQSELIDRREEIVYEHCKRLSGVMSKVLPFLKFINSAFDQFDAYQARVAMAKRYDFNFLLNDNSHDIILKEFAHPALKNPKRVSIDFSKKVLLITGVNAGGKSMLLKSIISATFLSKYLLPFGVNPNGSKIGTFKEFDAIIEDPQNVKNDISTFAGRMLQFSKIFTKKSLLIGVDEIELGTDFEEAASLYSVIIEKLIAQDVKMIITTHHKRLAMLLSKNNEVELVAALYDEVAQRPKFEFLKGTIGKSYAFETAQRYGIPMTLVAKAKELYGEDKENLNEIITKTLNLESELKDKLESASKKELKLENLLSEVKEQKEREQKRIEQTISRLELEYFKAINEAKKAVNLKDTKDKQRAINKAHEQKSSIKKPQSVKFEELKVGDNVKYGNVKGIVQAIAKDEATVISEGIKLRLPLSGLRKNGNPVQAPKPAVKLAIDRPRSASLNLDLHGLRADEAIDKLDKFISDSLVMGFDEVIVYHGIGTGRLAWAVKNFLKAHPSVKEFFDAPPSQGGFGAKIVRF; this is encoded by the coding sequence ATGGACTTAAGTGAGTATATGTCCCGCTTTGAAGAGCTTTTGTCTCGTCCAAAACCGCTTTTTATGCAAGGTGACAGCAAGATACATTTTGAAAATATCAAAGAGCTCTCACGACACGACTATGAGCCTCCCCAAAAAAGCGTTAGTCTTGATGATGCGCTTATGCGTCTTGGTAAGCAGGCTGTTTTACATATCAGTGAGATAAATGAATTTGCTAAAATTTTGAGGTATTTTTTGTATTTAAAGACACTAAATTTCGAGTCAAGACTAGGCGAATGGCTCTTAAAGATCGAGCTTGAACAAAACATGCATGATCTAGCCCAAAGCTTTGACAAAGAGGGTGAGTTTAAAGACAGTGTGGATGTGAGATTTGCCGAATTAAAGCAAGCCTTTGCTATGAAAAAACAGCAAATAGACGCTGAATTAAAACGCATAATATACTCAAAAAGCATAACTCCTTATCTTGTCGATACGCAGGTGCATTATGTAAATTCGCAAGAAGCTTTGCTGGTTAGAGGCGGCTTTAACCATGTGCTAAAAGGCGTTGTGGTATCACGAAGTGCAAGCGGATATTTTTATGTTACACCAACTGCGATAGATAAGCTTAAAAAGGAGCAAAGTGAGCTTATAGATAGGCGTGAAGAGATAGTTTACGAACACTGTAAGCGCTTAAGTGGCGTGATGAGTAAGGTGCTGCCATTTTTGAAATTTATAAACTCTGCTTTTGATCAGTTTGACGCATATCAGGCGCGTGTTGCAATGGCTAAGAGATATGACTTTAATTTTTTGTTAAACGATAATTCACACGATATCATTTTAAAAGAATTCGCTCACCCAGCACTTAAAAACCCAAAACGCGTGAGTATTGATTTTAGTAAAAAAGTCTTGTTGATAACGGGTGTAAATGCCGGCGGAAAATCCATGCTTTTAAAATCCATAATAAGCGCGACATTTCTTTCAAAATACCTTTTGCCTTTTGGGGTTAATCCAAACGGCTCCAAGATCGGCACTTTTAAAGAATTTGACGCTATTATAGAAGATCCGCAAAATGTCAAAAACGACATATCTACATTTGCCGGAAGAATGCTTCAGTTTTCAAAAATTTTTACAAAAAAATCCTTACTAATAGGCGTTGACGAAATAGAGCTTGGAACTGACTTTGAAGAGGCTGCAAGCCTTTATAGCGTGATAATAGAAAAATTAATCGCACAAGACGTGAAGATGATAATAACCACGCACCACAAACGACTGGCTATGCTTTTATCTAAAAACAACGAGGTCGAGCTTGTGGCGGCGCTTTACGACGAGGTTGCACAGCGTCCTAAATTCGAGTTTTTAAAGGGGACTATCGGTAAGTCTTATGCCTTTGAAACAGCTCAAAGATACGGTATACCTATGACTTTAGTCGCTAAGGCAAAAGAGCTTTACGGCGAAGACAAAGAGAATTTAAATGAGATCATCACAAAGACTTTAAATTTAGAGAGCGAGCTTAAAGACAAGCTAGAAAGTGCAAGTAAAAAAGAGCTAAAGCTTGAGAATTTACTAAGTGAGGTAAAAGAACAAAAAGAGCGTGAGCAAAAGCGCATCGAGCAAACGATAAGCAGGCTGGAGCTTGAGTACTTCAAGGCGATAAACGAAGCGAAAAAAGCCGTAAATTTAAAAGATACAAAAGATAAACAGCGTGCCATAAACAAGGCTCACGAGCAAAAAAGTTCTATCAAAAAGCCTCAAAGTGTAAAATTTGAAGAGTTAAAAGTAGGCGATAACGTAAAATACGGCAATGTAAAGGGCATCGTACAGGCTATAGCAAAAGATGAAGCGACTGTTATAAGTGAGGGTATAAAACTTAGACTCCCGCTTTCTGGACTTCGTAAAAACGGCAATCCCGTGCAAGCACCGAAGCCGGCCGTAAAATTAGCCATAGACAGACCAAGGTCGGCTAGCTTAAACCTTGACTTGCACGGTCTTAGGGCTGATGAAGCCATTGATAAGCTTGATAAATTTATAAGTGATAGTTTGGTTATGGGTTTTGATGAGGTGATCGTATATCACGGTATAGGCACAGGTCGACTTGCATGGGCTGTGAAAAATTTCTTAAAAGCTCACCCAAGTGTTAAAGAATTTTTTGACGCACCTCCGAGTCAGGGTGGATTTGGTGCAAAGATCGTTAGATTTTAA
- a CDS encoding EAL domain-containing protein yields the protein MFNYERQLQTGAIKTAVIALSIIGLLFLLVSSAVFYYKYSNATINIGYNADKKLDFITEVYVHYFVNEGEQDIKKFQNFINGSAVGDIVLLKNNPRRDGYRVLASSSSEFEVGSVFKERDCVGVNNHDFHQDYYYRRSLPDNVVLTCKFVTVGDYIVGFKGIFNQNITGFRDKYFTEWAVQNLTLVFSLIIFGTLLLVFATLWFIFIYLDAKYRYQKMHENDTERIKNLTFELYTDPATGLLNKQSLIRDIAKAQNPKVVLIDIDDFGKMNDLYGKFVCDKILSYMANLIDDFAKKEEMVAYCIGADTFALLEDGSFFIDRYEELAEDLLGQFKGRVISVEDENGDMIEGIEVNTSIGFSIDNDQTLRKASIALKMARALNKDYMCYFKVLSQKDDYENQIERSRLIQRAIMNGNIVPFYQPIFDADKNILKYECLIRIVDSNETVSPYLFLDISKRVKRYAELEKLLIKKSIEKLKSNPDIIISINLSSRDMTDGDVSAYLLNLLNRENVADRIVFEIVEDESIEHLDRATMFIDKVKNLGAKIAIDDFGSGYSNFSYILKLRPDYLKIDGSLIRELDINKDAYVVTRAIVAFAKDIGIKTIAEYVHSRDIFEICKDLGVDEFQGFYLGAPMEGENI from the coding sequence ATGTTTAATTACGAAAGACAATTGCAAACAGGGGCTATAAAAACAGCTGTCATTGCGCTTAGTATTATTGGTTTGCTCTTTTTGCTTGTAAGTTCGGCGGTTTTTTACTACAAATACTCAAATGCAACTATAAACATTGGTTACAATGCCGACAAAAAGCTAGATTTTATAACTGAAGTGTATGTTCACTACTTTGTAAACGAGGGCGAACAAGACATTAAGAAATTTCAAAATTTTATCAACGGTAGCGCAGTCGGCGACATCGTGCTTCTTAAAAATAACCCAAGACGAGATGGATATAGGGTGCTTGCCTCAAGTAGTAGCGAATTTGAAGTAGGCTCGGTATTTAAAGAGCGCGACTGTGTTGGGGTAAATAACCATGATTTTCATCAAGACTACTACTATCGTCGCTCCCTTCCTGATAATGTCGTTTTGACATGTAAATTTGTAACCGTGGGTGATTACATCGTTGGATTTAAGGGAATTTTTAACCAAAATATAACAGGCTTTAGAGATAAATACTTTACCGAATGGGCTGTCCAAAATTTAACGTTGGTGTTTTCGCTTATTATATTTGGAACACTTTTGCTTGTTTTTGCAACGCTTTGGTTTATATTTATCTATCTTGACGCAAAATATCGATATCAAAAAATGCATGAAAATGATACAGAGCGCATAAAAAATTTAACCTTTGAACTATATACAGACCCTGCAACGGGACTTTTAAACAAACAATCTCTAATCAGAGATATCGCAAAAGCGCAAAATCCAAAGGTTGTTTTGATAGATATTGATGACTTTGGTAAGATGAATGATCTTTACGGCAAATTTGTCTGTGATAAAATTTTAAGCTACATGGCAAATTTGATAGATGACTTTGCTAAAAAAGAGGAGATGGTTGCTTACTGTATAGGTGCTGACACCTTTGCTTTACTTGAAGACGGGTCGTTTTTTATAGATAGATATGAAGAGCTTGCTGAGGATCTTTTGGGTCAGTTCAAGGGCCGTGTTATAAGTGTGGAAGACGAAAATGGCGATATGATAGAAGGTATCGAGGTAAATACAAGCATAGGCTTTTCGATAGATAATGACCAAACGCTAAGAAAAGCTTCGATCGCACTAAAGATGGCTAGGGCTTTAAACAAAGACTACATGTGCTACTTTAAGGTACTAAGTCAAAAAGACGACTACGAAAACCAGATCGAACGCTCTAGGCTTATACAAAGAGCGATCATGAACGGCAATATCGTTCCGTTTTACCAGCCGATATTTGATGCGGATAAAAATATCTTAAAATACGAATGCCTGATCAGAATAGTAGATAGTAATGAAACTGTCTCCCCGTATCTTTTCCTAGATATATCAAAGCGTGTCAAGCGTTACGCAGAGCTTGAAAAGCTACTTATTAAAAAAAGTATAGAAAAGCTAAAGTCAAATCCAGACATTATAATCTCCATAAATTTAAGCAGTAGAGATATGACTGATGGCGATGTGAGTGCTTATCTTTTAAATTTATTAAACCGCGAAAATGTAGCTGATCGTATAGTCTTTGAGATCGTTGAAGATGAGAGTATAGAGCATCTTGATAGGGCGACAATGTTTATAGACAAGGTTAAAAATTTGGGCGCTAAGATCGCTATTGACGACTTTGGATCGGGGTATTCAAATTTCTCTTATATCTTAAAGCTAAGACCTGACTATCTAAAAATAGACGGCTCCTTAATAAGAGAACTTGATATAAATAAAGACGCATATGTAGTTACACGCGCTATAGTTGCGTTTGCTAAAGATATCGGCATAAAAACTATCGCAGAATACGTCCATTCAAGGGATATTTTTGAGATATGTAAAGACCTTGGTGTTGATGAATTTCAAGGCTTTTATCTTGGAGCTCCTATGGAGGGCGAAAATATTTGA
- the dapE gene encoding succinyl-diaminopimelate desuccinylase, which produces MNAAELLINLLKFKSITPHDDGSLKYIAEFMSEFECKFIEKNGVKNLILTKKFGDGRHICFAGHIDVVPSGDGWSSDPFCPVIKDGYIYGRGSQDMKSGVAAFLLACKNAKNFNGQITIIITSDEEAEAIYGTQEALKFLKENDALPEFAIVAEPTCDSVFGDTIKVGRRGSINGKIVIRGKQGHAAYPEKCINPAHQLAKIFDKIAGYNLDSGSEFFSPSKIVITDIRGGMQVCNVTPNEISIMFNVRNSDLTSKNEIKEYLKNVLDGLSYELSLKQSSQPFLTDKHSVVVTKMSDSVFKVSKTKPSLNTKGGTSDARYLAKYGINVVEFGVRNDRIHAVDERVLVEEVDKLYQIFLDFIENFND; this is translated from the coding sequence TTGAACGCTGCCGAACTTTTAATAAATTTACTTAAATTTAAGTCAATAACCCCACACGATGATGGTTCGCTAAAGTATATAGCGGAGTTTATGAGCGAATTTGAGTGTAAATTTATAGAAAAAAACGGTGTTAAAAATTTAATTTTAACCAAGAAATTTGGTGATGGTAGGCATATTTGCTTTGCGGGTCATATCGATGTAGTTCCTAGCGGCGATGGCTGGAGTAGTGATCCTTTTTGCCCTGTTATAAAAGATGGCTATATTTACGGTCGTGGCTCGCAAGATATGAAAAGCGGCGTTGCGGCATTTTTGCTTGCTTGTAAAAATGCAAAAAATTTTAATGGACAAATTACTATCATAATAACCAGCGACGAGGAAGCAGAGGCGATATATGGCACGCAAGAGGCGCTAAAATTTCTAAAAGAAAATGACGCATTGCCAGAATTTGCTATAGTTGCCGAGCCTACGTGTGATAGCGTGTTTGGCGATACGATAAAGGTTGGAAGACGAGGTTCTATAAATGGTAAAATAGTGATTAGGGGCAAGCAAGGTCATGCCGCTTATCCTGAAAAATGCATAAATCCCGCCCATCAGCTTGCTAAAATTTTTGACAAGATCGCAGGTTATAACTTGGATAGCGGAAGTGAATTTTTTAGTCCTAGCAAGATAGTCATCACAGATATTAGAGGCGGTATGCAAGTATGCAATGTAACTCCAAATGAAATTTCTATCATGTTTAATGTGAGAAATTCAGATCTTACAAGCAAAAATGAGATTAAAGAGTATCTAAAAAATGTTTTAGACGGGCTTAGTTACGAGCTTAGCTTAAAACAAAGCTCACAACCGTTTTTAACCGATAAACATAGTGTTGTTGTGACAAAGATGAGTGATAGCGTCTTTAAGGTGTCCAAAACCAAACCCTCGCTTAACACAAAAGGTGGCACCAGTGACGCAAGATATCTAGCTAAATATGGTATAAACGTGGTTGAATTTGGAGTAAGAAACGATAGAATTCACGCCGTTGATGAGAGGGTTTTAGTAGAAGAAGTAGATAAGTTATATCAAATTTTTCTTGACTTTATAGAAAATTTTAACGATTAG
- the hisG gene encoding ATP phosphoribosyltransferase translates to MITIALPKGRIAEDTLEIFRKIFGSKFLFEDRKLILEEENFRFLMVRNQDIPTYVTEGAADIGVVGLDVLEEHRPDVVRLLDLHIGKCRVCIGTKENEELDYTQPELKVATKMPNITRNYFAQKAIAVKIIKLYGSIELAPIVGLSDCIVDVVETGTTMKQNGLKVAETIMQSSAHLIANKNSFIIKKDEILKLYHKIKEQIV, encoded by the coding sequence ATGATAACGATTGCACTACCAAAGGGTAGAATCGCAGAAGATACTCTTGAAATTTTTAGGAAAATTTTTGGTTCTAAATTTTTATTTGAAGATCGAAAGCTTATTCTTGAAGAGGAAAATTTTAGATTTTTAATGGTTAGAAACCAAGACATCCCGACTTACGTAACAGAGGGCGCGGCTGATATCGGAGTGGTTGGGCTTGATGTACTTGAAGAGCATAGACCAGATGTTGTAAGACTGCTTGACCTGCACATCGGCAAATGTCGTGTTTGTATCGGAACAAAAGAAAATGAAGAGCTTGACTACACTCAACCGGAGTTAAAAGTAGCAACAAAAATGCCAAATATCACAAGAAACTACTTTGCACAAAAAGCCATCGCCGTAAAGATCATAAAACTATACGGCTCGATCGAATTAGCCCCTATCGTAGGGCTTAGCGACTGTATAGTAGACGTGGTTGAAACCGGAACTACAATGAAACAAAACGGTCTTAAAGTAGCAGAAACAATAATGCAAAGCTCTGCTCATCTAATCGCAAATAAAAATAGTTTTATCATCAAAAAAGATGAAATTCTAAAGCTATACCACAAGATAAAAGAGCAGATAGTTTAA
- a CDS encoding type III pantothenate kinase, whose product MILCDIGNTNATFLKDGKISRMSVDEFRRYEPKERVYFICVNDDLFAKLKSNPNFIDLEPYFEIDTIYQGLGIDRIAGCYGITDGVIVDAGSAITVDIMSNSIHLGGYILPGISSMLKAYEGISPRLKLPINSQIDIDALPQKTVDAVSYGILKPIVILLEKLAGNKKVYFTGGDGEFLSKFFKNAVCDKMLVFRSMQKLINNKKEILK is encoded by the coding sequence ATGATTTTGTGTGATATAGGCAACACCAACGCTACGTTTTTAAAAGACGGCAAAATTTCACGTATGAGCGTAGACGAATTTAGACGATACGAGCCAAAAGAGAGGGTTTATTTTATCTGCGTAAATGATGACCTCTTTGCAAAACTAAAGTCAAATCCAAATTTCATCGACCTTGAGCCTTATTTTGAGATAGATACCATATATCAAGGGTTAGGTATAGACCGCATAGCCGGGTGCTACGGCATAACAGACGGTGTTATCGTGGATGCCGGAAGTGCTATAACTGTGGACATAATGTCAAATTCTATCCATCTTGGCGGGTATATCTTACCAGGAATTTCAAGTATGCTAAAGGCTTATGAGGGCATATCTCCACGCCTCAAACTTCCCATAAATTCACAAATAGACATTGACGCCTTGCCTCAAAAAACAGTTGATGCGGTAAGTTATGGCATACTAAAACCCATAGTCATACTACTTGAAAAACTAGCCGGAAACAAAAAGGTTTATTTTACGGGCGGTGACGGCGAGTTCTTGTCTAAATTTTTCAAAAATGCCGTATGCGACAAAATGCTAGTCTTTCGCTCTATGCAAAAACTAATAAATAATAAAAAGGAAATTTTAAAATGA
- a CDS encoding L-seryl-tRNA selenium transferase produces the protein MKKAVLFLTLAISLTFVGCGTKRQYFEPESVNKEISLSHDLPSYIKSVNPNGATLKNGNIITKDGLDTSIKLAKGFELLNKSEDAVISSNINGDLNVSDTSGNTLYFASFKSAIVSASLEGNLLAAVSAANQIYLIDIFEAKTLMQYKSSEIYSVDSRVVSPYFMSSLIIYPSLDGRIYIVQKDSGRILRDVVVSSEPFFNNIIFLDVIGENMIAATAKKLIVINPQRTLYYDAEIKNILANDENIYIFKKDGNVVLTDLGLRVKNERNFKFAIFSDALATDNYLYIVEKTGYIFRTDLDLNNPEIYEFDSEIEDKSFMGKDAFYYDDEFVNFK, from the coding sequence ATGAAAAAAGCAGTACTTTTCCTAACTTTAGCCATTAGTTTGACCTTTGTCGGTTGTGGAACAAAAAGACAATACTTTGAGCCAGAGAGTGTAAACAAAGAAATCTCTTTATCGCACGACCTGCCTTCTTATATAAAATCAGTTAATCCAAACGGCGCTACCCTAAAAAATGGTAATATAATCACAAAAGACGGTCTTGATACCTCCATCAAGCTCGCAAAAGGTTTTGAACTTTTAAATAAAAGCGAAGATGCCGTCATATCTTCAAACATTAACGGCGATCTTAACGTAAGTGATACTTCAGGTAACACGCTATACTTTGCTAGCTTTAAATCAGCCATAGTTTCAGCCTCACTAGAGGGAAATTTACTGGCTGCAGTGAGCGCTGCAAACCAAATTTATCTGATAGATATATTTGAGGCAAAAACATTAATGCAGTATAAATCATCTGAAATTTATTCAGTTGATTCACGCGTAGTTTCACCTTATTTTATGAGTTCACTTATCATCTACCCATCACTTGACGGTAGAATTTACATAGTGCAAAAAGATAGCGGACGCATACTAAGGGACGTTGTTGTTAGCTCAGAGCCATTTTTTAACAACATCATCTTTCTTGATGTTATCGGTGAAAACATGATCGCTGCAACCGCTAAAAAACTTATCGTTATAAACCCTCAAAGAACTCTTTACTATGACGCAGAAATAAAAAATATCCTTGCAAACGACGAAAACATATATATCTTTAAAAAAGATGGAAATGTCGTTCTTACCGACCTTGGCTTAAGGGTAAAAAATGAAAGAAATTTTAAATTTGCCATCTTTTCAGACGCACTTGCAACAGATAATTATCTTTATATAGTAGAAAAAACAGGATATATTTTTAGAACGGATTTAGACCTTAACAACCCTGAAATTTATGAATTTGACAGCGAAATAGAAGATAAAAGTTTTATGGGCAAAGATGCGTTTTATTATGATGACGAGTTTGTGAATTTTAAATAA
- a CDS encoding YfgM family protein has product MAIQENLTEIKKEIGAQEQFLESVIKSERFFKKYKKAIIFSAIIAVLGIAGFYGSKAINANRISAANEAYSKLILNPTDADALKILKEKEPTLYAIHQFKEAMRKEDIAQAKELLSLPIDPIVKQILSSQIGTQDGSILANYETLIKGYELLKEDKINEARAEFAKIPLDSPLMNLVKNLEHYQGNK; this is encoded by the coding sequence TTGGCTATACAAGAAAATTTAACCGAAATCAAAAAAGAAATAGGCGCGCAAGAGCAATTTTTAGAAAGCGTCATAAAAAGCGAGAGATTTTTTAAAAAATACAAAAAAGCCATTATCTTTTCAGCCATTATCGCAGTGCTTGGCATTGCCGGATTTTACGGCTCAAAAGCAATAAATGCAAATAGAATATCTGCGGCAAACGAGGCATACTCAAAACTTATCTTAAACCCAACCGATGCCGACGCTCTTAAAATTTTAAAAGAAAAAGAGCCTACGCTTTATGCCATACATCAGTTTAAAGAAGCTATGAGAAAAGAGGATATAGCACAAGCTAAAGAGCTTTTATCCTTGCCCATAGATCCGATAGTAAAACAAATCTTATCAAGCCAAATAGGCACACAAGATGGATCTATACTTGCAAACTACGAAACACTTATAAAAGGTTATGAACTTTTAAAAGAGGATAAGATAAATGAAGCCAGAGCAGAATTTGCAAAAATTCCTCTTGACTCGCCACTTATGAATTTAGTAAAAAATTTAGAACATTATCAGGGAAATAAATAA
- the gatC gene encoding Asp-tRNA(Asn)/Glu-tRNA(Gln) amidotransferase subunit GatC has protein sequence MQIDDTLLSKLEKLSSLKVSDDKRMQIKQQLSEIVNFVEVLNELDLSNDNAVVSSINGGTLLREDIAKDSHVIDDILKNAPAREGNFFVVPKIIE, from the coding sequence ATGCAGATTGATGACACACTTCTTAGTAAGCTTGAAAAATTATCATCACTAAAGGTGAGTGACGATAAACGTATGCAGATAAAGCAACAGCTTAGTGAGATCGTAAATTTCGTAGAAGTTTTAAATGAGCTTGATCTTAGCAATGATAATGCCGTAGTTAGCTCGATAAATGGCGGAACTTTACTTAGAGAAGATATTGCAAAAGACAGCCATGTGATAGACGATATACTAAAAAATGCACCTGCAAGAGAAGGAAATTTTTTTGTCGTTCCAAAGATTATAGAGTAG
- a CDS encoding type IV pilus twitching motility protein PilT: protein MQIKTDIEALLKTVVFNKASDLHLVSRAEPQIRIDGALRPLELGVLSGKDIEDICYTLITDAQKSELENNKELDFAVDLPNIGRFRGNYYYTTNGDLAAAFRVIPINIPSLDDLRSPLIFKELIKREKGLILVTGPTGSGKSTTLAAMLNEINLNFRKHIITVEDPVEFVHPNNKSLFSHRNVGTDTRSYAKALKYSLREDPDVILVGEMRDSETISTAITAAETGHLVFGTLHTNSSIQTINRIVDSFDGGEQLQVRNMLSSSLTAIISQSLLPKAGGGRYAVHEILINNPAIANLIRENRIHQIYSQMQLNQQQSGMSTQTQALVKAIKAGQITKDTAMRFATNQQELLNSIGAI, encoded by the coding sequence ATGCAGATAAAAACGGACATAGAGGCTTTATTAAAGACGGTTGTTTTTAATAAAGCAAGCGACTTGCACCTAGTATCAAGGGCTGAGCCGCAAATTCGTATAGACGGAGCTTTAAGACCGCTTGAGCTTGGAGTTTTAAGCGGCAAAGATATAGAAGATATCTGCTATACGCTTATAACTGACGCTCAAAAAAGTGAACTAGAAAACAACAAAGAGCTTGACTTTGCCGTTGACTTGCCAAATATCGGCAGATTTAGAGGAAACTACTATTATACTACAAACGGCGATTTAGCGGCCGCCTTTCGTGTCATACCGATCAATATCCCGTCGCTTGATGACCTTAGAAGCCCGCTGATATTTAAAGAGCTTATAAAACGTGAAAAAGGTCTTATCCTGGTTACCGGACCAACAGGAAGCGGCAAGTCAACAACTCTTGCAGCTATGCTAAATGAGATAAATTTAAATTTCAGAAAACATATCATCACAGTTGAAGATCCTGTGGAATTTGTCCATCCTAACAACAAATCACTTTTTTCTCATAGAAACGTAGGCACAGATACTCGCTCATATGCAAAAGCGTTAAAATACTCATTAAGAGAAGATCCGGATGTGATCCTTGTAGGAGAGATGAGAGATAGCGAGACGATATCTACCGCGATAACAGCGGCAGAGACAGGACACTTGGTCTTTGGCACACTTCATACAAACTCGTCTATACAAACTATAAACAGGATAGTAGATAGCTTTGACGGTGGAGAGCAACTTCAAGTAAGAAATATGCTTAGCTCTTCACTAACTGCCATCATTTCTCAAAGTTTACTTCCAAAAGCTGGCGGCGGAAGATACGCCGTGCATGAAATTTTAATTAACAACCCGGCTATTGCAAACTTGATACGCGAAAATAGAATTCATCAAATTTATTCGCAAATGCAGTTAAATCAACAGCAAAGCGGGATGAGTACTCAAACTCAAGCGTTGGTAAAAGCCATAAAAGCAGGACAGATCACAAAAGATACTGCCATGCGTTTTGCTACAAACCAACAAGAACTTTTAAACTCTATAGGAGCAATTTAA
- a CDS encoding CvpA family protein, whose product MDFVAWFDIIIVAAILMLGIKGILNGLIKEVFGLIGLVGGLVVATRFSEVAEKFINENIYKFNNASMLQFVGFIALWIVFWFLCILIGKFMSKLVALSGLGFLDRFGGFVAGSGKIFLVLAAVCAVLAGTNLNSKVAPYFQNSKVYPILMSAGNWIINVDIKNIKNEMDDLGIKRVEPNKTDIFITTDENASNEIEVNATKGE is encoded by the coding sequence ATGGATTTTGTGGCGTGGTTTGACATCATAATCGTTGCAGCGATTTTAATGCTTGGCATAAAAGGAATTTTAAACGGACTTATAAAAGAGGTCTTTGGACTCATAGGGCTTGTAGGTGGCTTGGTTGTAGCGACTAGGTTTTCTGAAGTAGCTGAGAAATTTATAAATGAAAATATATATAAATTTAATAACGCTTCTATGCTTCAGTTTGTCGGCTTTATCGCACTTTGGATAGTGTTTTGGTTTTTATGTATATTAATCGGCAAATTTATGTCAAAACTTGTTGCACTTAGTGGACTTGGATTTTTAGATAGATTTGGCGGGTTTGTAGCAGGAAGCGGTAAAATTTTTCTTGTTTTAGCTGCCGTTTGTGCGGTTTTAGCCGGAACAAATTTAAATAGCAAAGTTGCGCCGTATTTTCAAAATAGTAAAGTTTATCCTATCTTAATGAGTGCGGGTAATTGGATAATCAATGTCGATATAAAAAATATCAAAAACGAGATGGATGACCTTGGTATAAAAAGAGTCGAGCCTAATAAAACGGATATTTTTATCACAACTGATGAAAACGCAAGTAATGAAATTGAAGTAAATGCAACAAAAGGAGAGTGA
- a CDS encoding Fur family transcriptional regulator, giving the protein MIENLEYDALLDRFKKVLRDNGLKYTKQREVLLKTLYNNDEHFTPERLYLFIKENYPELNVGIATVYRTLNLLEESEMVTSISFGAQGKKFELATKPHHDHMICRRCGLIIEFEDATIEKRQIGIAKEHGFKLTGHMMQLYGICEKCNKDNIKGK; this is encoded by the coding sequence ATGATAGAGAATTTAGAGTATGATGCACTGCTTGATAGATTTAAAAAAGTTCTTAGAGATAACGGACTTAAGTATACAAAACAACGTGAAGTTTTACTAAAAACACTTTATAATAACGACGAACACTTCACTCCGGAAAGACTCTATCTCTTTATCAAAGAGAACTATCCTGAGTTAAATGTTGGTATCGCAACAGTATATAGGACCTTAAATTTACTTGAAGAGTCCGAGATGGTAACTTCTATTAGTTTTGGTGCACAAGGTAAAAAATTTGAGCTTGCTACAAAGCCTCACCATGATCACATGATATGCAGAAGATGCGGTTTGATAATAGAATTTGAAGATGCAACTATAGAAAAACGTCAAATCGGTATCGCAAAAGAACACGGTTTTAAACTAACCGGACATATGATGCAACTTTACGGAATTTGTGAAAAATGCAATAAAGACAATATAAAGGGAAAATAA